The following are from one region of the Coffea eugenioides isolate CCC68of chromosome 2, Ceug_1.0, whole genome shotgun sequence genome:
- the LOC113759989 gene encoding uncharacterized protein LOC113759989 — MDQLTNMYRNVEVQLGQIANAVNNRNQGNLSSKTEVNPREHVKAITPRSGKEVGEPPVVEHEKEGERRENKQLSELGEDGKKIKGKENMEENEPKMGETTPIPPPVPFPQRLKPSRNDKEFEKFVNIFKQLHINIPFIDAILQIPSYAKFLKEIMTKERKLVDSETIALTEECSAIIQDKLPPKLKDPGSFTVPCTIGNVEFSKVLCDLSASVSLIPLTVARQLGLKELKRTNISFQLADRSIRHPMGILENVLIKVQKFIIPVDFVVLDMEEDVNVLIILGRPFLATAGTIIDVKRDKFKFQIGEEEVEFDLSKVEKYPSFTDHVYSIDICDELALEISQVNLDDDSLEFCFNGIGIQKEQVEEMIEFLQAQVPYKRRNAYEELGLSKGLPPPSCEQAPRLELKPLPKYLKYAFLGEKETLPVIVNSALDEEQLDKFLRVLRKHLKAIGWTISDIKGISPTICMHRILLEENSKPVVETQ, encoded by the coding sequence ATGGACCAACTCACCAATATGTACAGGAATGTTGAGGTCCAATTAGGGCAAATAGCAAATGCGGTAAACAATCGCAACCAAGGGAATTTATCTAGTAAGACTGAGGTGAACCCAAGGGAGCATGTGAAGGCTATAACCCCCCGTAGTGGTAAGGAAGTAGGTGAGCCACCTGTAGTTGAACATGAGAAAGAAGGTGAAAGAAGAGAGAACAAGCAGTTGAGTGAGTTAGGAGAGGACGGCAAGAAAATCAAAGGGAAAGAAAATATGGAGGAAAATGAGCCAAAAATGGGAGAAACAACACCAATTCCTCCACCGGTGCCATTCCCTCAAAGATTAAAGCCTTCGAGAAATGATAAAGAATTTGAAAAGTTTGTCAACATTTTCAAACAATTACATATTAACATTCCTTTTATTGATGCTATTTTGCAAATTCCTTCATACGCAAAATTTCTCAAGGAGATAATGACTAAGGAAAGGAAGTTAGTAGATAGCGAGACAATTGCATTAACAGAAGAATGTAGTGCCATCATACAAGATAAATTGCCACCAAAGTTGAAAGATCCAGGGAGTTTCACAGTTCCTTGCACTATTGGTAATGTAGAATTCTCTAAAGTACTTTGTGACCTTAGTGCGAGTGTGTCATTGATCCCTTTAACTGTGGCTAGGCAATTGGGGTTGAAAGAGTTAAAACGTACTAACATCTCCTTCCAATTGGCTGACAGGTCTATTAGACATCCAATGGGCATATTGGAGAATGTGCTCATTAAAGTGCAGAAATTTATTATTCCtgttgattttgttgttttagacATGGAGGAAGATGTAAATGTACTTATTATACTTGGTAGACCATTTCTGGCCACTGCAGGTACAATAATAGATGTCAAACGTGATAAGTTCAAGTTCCAAATCGGTGAAGAGGAAGTGGAATTTGATTTGAGTAAAGTGGAGAAATATCCATCTTTTACTGACCATGTTTATTCGATTGACATATGTGATGAATTGGCATTAGAGATCAGTCAAGTTAATCTTGATGATGATTctcttgaattttgttttaatGGTATAGGTATACAAAAGGAGCAAGTTGAAGAAATGATTGAATTTTTGCAGGCACAGGTTCCTTACAAAAGGAGAAATGCATATGAGGAGTTAGGATTGAGCAAAGGGCTGCCTCCACCATCATGTGAGCAAGCACCACGGCTTGAGCTTAAACCACTGCCTAAATACCTCAAATATGCGTTTCTTGGAGAAAAAGAGACATTGCCGGTAATTGTAAATTCTGCACTAGATGAGGAACAACTAGACAAGTTCTTACGTGTTCTAAGGAAGCATTTAAAGGCTATAGGATGGACAATTTCTGATATCAAAGGAATTAGTCCAACTATTTGTATGCATAGGattttgttggaagaaaactctaaACCGGTGGTTGAAACTCAATGA